Sequence from the Pseudomonas frederiksbergensis genome:
TGCTGGCGCAACGCGGTGGGGTTGAGCCTCGCCGGGTTGAAGATGTGTCGATAATAGGTGCGCCACAATTCCGCGCCGGGGTCTTCGGCGTGGCGGGCCCACTGCTGCCATTGCTCGGGACAACGGCGTCGGTAGTCCAGCGAATGCCCATCGAAACGAATGCCGTCGCGGGGCGTTGCGATCAGCCAGCGCTGCCGGCCCAGCCGCTCGGCAAAATGCCCGCTCGCGCTTTCAAGGATGTCGTGGGCCGGCTGGTGGAAAGCCACCAGATCCAGTTGCAGTTGTTCGGCGATCGCTGGCGGCAAGGGTATGAAACGCACGAACGCGTGAAGGTGATGGGCTTCGCGGCTGACCTGCTTGATGCGCCGTTGCAACTCGCTGCCCAATCGATCACCGGCGAGCATCGCGGTGCGATCACCATGGGCGACGCGCCAGAGCACTTCGTACAACAGGTTCCAGCGTTGTTCGCCCTGGTAGCGACCGGCCTGTTCCAATTGATCCGACAACCCCGCCGGGACGCGCGTCTGGAACGGTCCCGGGCCTTGCGGTAATGGCGCCGGCACTGCCAGCAGGTCGGCCATGGGGCCCTGGACCCAGGTCACGTCGCTGGGATCGACTCCGTGGCCCAGCAGTGTTCGGGCCTGGTTGCGCCAGGTGCTGAAACAGTCGTCACAATCGAGCGCAATCATGCCCACAACCCCATTTGCACCGGCCGTTGCGGATCGCGCAAACGCGCTCGGAGCAAGCCGCTGCGCACCTGGCCGTCAGCGGGTCGGTAATCGCTGGTCACGATGAACGGGCGGGCCTTTTCCAACACGCAACGCAACTGCACCAGGTCGTCGTAGCGAATCCGCCGCTCCCTGCGCAATGTCACCAGGCGCTGGACACTGCGCAGGCCGATGCCGGGAATGCGCGCAAGCAAGGCCGGCTCGGCGCGGTTGAGATCCAGCGGAAACACATCGCGATTGGCCAATGCCAAGGCCAGCTTGGGGTCGATGTCCAGGTCCAGGTTGGCGGATGTGCTCAACAGCTCGCCCGCCTTGTAACCGTAGCCACGCATGAGGAAGTCGGCCTGATACAGCCGGTGCTCGCGCAGCAACGGTGGCGCGGCGAGCGGCACACTGGCGGGACTCTCGGGGATCGGGCTGAAGGCGGAATAATAGACTCGACGCAAGCCGTAGCCCTGATAGAGCGACTCGGCATTGCTGAGGATGGCATGGTCGTCAGTGGCATCGGCCCCGACGATCACCTGGGTGCTCTGCCCTGCTGGCGCAAAGCGAGGCGCCCGTGGCTCGCCGGCCACCGCCTGTTGGCCATCGTGGATGGTGCCCATGGCCTGGCGAATCGTCGTCAATTGTTTTTCCGGCGCCAAGCGCTTGAGGCTGACCTCGGAAGACAACTCGATATTCACGCTCAGGCGATCGGCCAGCCGCCCGGCCTCTTCGATCAATAGCGGATCCGCGTCGGGAATGGTCTTGAGGTGGATGTAGCCTCGAAAGTGATGCTCCTCGCGCAGCAACCGCGCCACCCGAATCAGTTGTTCCATGGTGTAGTCGGCGGAGCGAATAATGCCGGAGCTCAGGAACAGGCCGCTGATGCAGTTACGACGGTAGAAATCCAAGGTCAATCGCACCACTTCTTCCGGTGTGAAACGCGCCCTCGGCACATTGCTCGATCGGCGGTTGACGCAGTACTGGCAGTCATACAGGCAGAAATTGGTCAACAACACCTTCAGCAGCGATACACAACGCCCATCCGGCGTGTAGCTGTGGCAGATACCCATGCCATCCGTGGCTCCAAGCCCGTCCCGACCACGCGAACTACGCTTTGGGGCACCACTGCTGGCGCAGGACGCGTCATATTTGGCGGCGTCGGCAAGAATGCCGAGCTTGGCGATCAACTCCATGGAAGATTCTCGAATACTGGATGCATAGACAGTATTTGGAGATTGGCCGCGATGCAAGCGCCGTTGATCAATCCAGCCCACGAACGGATGGTCACTGATGGGTTTATCGGCAACGCGATGGGCTATAATCCGCTCATTCACACGATTCGAGGTCCCATACCATGGGCACTGTCAGCCTTGAAACAAAGAAGGCCTACGCGGCCAGGACGCGCAGGTCGAACTACACAGCCAGCCTGCGCCTGGAAGGTTTCAAAGTGTCTATCGAGGACGGCGAACGCAAGCTGCCTTCCCGTGAAGACGTCTTGAAAACCTTCACCAAGACCCGAGCCTGATGCCCGACAAATATGGCGTCGGCGAGGACGCCTACTGTTATCCCGGCTCCACGGTCCTGCGCAATAAACTCAACATCCGTGATGAGTCCACCCTGGGCGAAGCCGAACAACAGCTCTCGGCCATCGCGGCGAGTAATGTCGAATTCAGCCTTCCCCCTTACAGCCTGGCTTACCTCCAGGATATCCATCACGCATTGTTCGCGGACTTGTTCGACTGGGCGGGAGAATTACGGACCGTAGGCATGGCCAAGCAAGACACTCGCTTTTGCCAACCCGAATACATGGAAAAGGAAGCCAACAAAATATTTGCTCGGATGGCGGCGGCAAACTGGTTCGAGGAAATGAGCCGGGATGAACTCATTGTCGCCGTGGCAGACGCGTATTCCGATATCAACGTCATACACCCGTTCCGCGAAGGCAACGGCCGCGCCCAGCGCATCCTGTTCGAGCACCTCATCATGAACGCCGGGTTCGAAATCAGTTGGTGGGGTATCGAAAAAGACGAATGGATCAGCGCAAACATCGCGGCTTATAACTGCATGCTCGCCCCCATGGAAACGGTTTTCAAGAAGTGCATTGGACAGCCGATACAATCTCGACCATAAGTTATCTGCGCCCGAAGTACATTCCTTGCCAGCCAAACCTGCCGAAAGACCCAACATGCACCGGACTGCCTCCTTTCCCCCGAACGAGCAAGGCCGAGACTTTGTCGTGGGCGATGTCCATGGACATTTCGAGCTTCTGGCCACAGCCCTGGACAAACTCGATTTCAATACCGAAATAGACCGGGTTTTTTCCGTGGGCGACCTCATCGACCGTGGTCCCGACTCCGAGAACGTATTGCATTGGCTCGCAAAGCCCTGGTTTCATGCCGTGCGCGGCAACCATGAACAAATGGTGATCGACGGCATCTGCGGCTGCGGAGACAAACCCAGGCACATCCGCACCGGCGGAGCCTGGCTCTATGAGTTGAACCTGGCCATCCAAGATCAACTTCTAAACGCTCTTCAAGCACTTCCACTCATTATCGAGATTGATTTATCGGCAAATAAAACGATTGGGATCGTACATGCCCAAGCGCCGATGATCGGGCCTAACAATGATTGGCAAGGTGCGAAAGACGCAATTACCGGCAAACTCGGGAAGCAGGTCCAACAACAAGCCTTGGCGCAAGCCTTGTATGCCCGGAACAAGATCGAACAGCAGGATCGGACTCCAATCACAGGCATCCACGAGCTTTATGTCGGACATTCAACAGTCCCTACCGTCACGCGCCTCGGTAATGTTGTCTATGTGGACACTGGCTGCTCCTTCTCCGACGGAGCGCTGAGCCTGGTGGAAATCAGCAGTCGGGCCGTTTTCAACATAGGCGTGACGCAGTAAGGCAACGAGCTGCCTCGCTCATCGGTCCAGGGCCGACGGCATTCGCTGCCGTCCTATACCTGATAAACTGTGCGCCCTTCGCATTCGCCTCCAGATTCCCATGCCTCTTCAAGAAACTTCGCAGCAGTCCGTGTCCCGCCGCTTCAGCGTTGCGCCGATGATGGATTGGAAGGATTGATCGCCGAACCCATTGCTCTGCTTGCTTAGCGCCGTTTTTTCGTCGATACCGTAGCAAATATCTAGCAACCGCAGCCCGAGTGCTCCGATTCAGTACCCATGACGCGGGCACTTCTATCAATAACCGTCCTTTTCGAGCGCTCACTGCCGGCTCTCAACCAGAAGCTAGCAATCGCCGTAATCAGCCCCTAAATTATTCAGCGTCGTTACTCGGGCTGCAGCGCAACCCACACCGCACCCTACGAAAGCGCGCATGGCTTGCCATCACTCGTTGTCTCCAGCTAGCATCGGGCCACTAAGGGCATCAGCCGGGAAAATATAGGGATAAATATGCAGATCCAAAACGAGGCGCTTTTTCGTCACAGTCTGTCTGAAGGGATAAATTTATTTCTTGGTGCTGGATTCTCGGTACTAGCAAAAGGCGACAGCAAACCACTCCCAGTCGGTGGGGATCTAAAAGATGAGCTTCTAGATCATTTCCAACGTAAAAAACCATCATCCTTAAATCTAGCGCAACTATGCCAGATAATATCGAGCACACATCGGGATGAGCTTGTTAACTTCTTCAAGAACAGATTTACCGTAGGAGAGTTCGACCCTATATACAGCGAGCTGGACAAGGCAAATATAAAGGCAATATTTACTACTAACATAGACGATTTGATATTCAAATTATTCAAGGACAGTAACAAGTACTACATCAATGACATTCAGCTGAGAGGACCTGTTATTGCAGGCTCAAGCGCAATAGATTATGTGGCGCTGCATGGCTCAGTAGCATATCCAGATTCTGATTTCGCATTCTCCCCACTTGAAATTGCTGCAAGTTTTGAGCGTGATAAAGATAAATGGTTTGGATACATAGGCAGAATTCAAACTACCCCCACATTATATTGGGGCTACCGAGTTGAGGATGCAGGGGTCTTGCAGGCACTTTCGAAGGAGTCCAATGGTGGCAGAAAGAAAGCTGATGCTTGGATAGTTCTGAGAAAGAGCGATGAGGAAGCAATTGAATATTATTCATCTCTAGGCTTTCAGATCATAATTGCGGACACCAAAGAGCTGCTGAAATATATAGGCAACAACACTCTATCCAGCTCCCCCGCCAGAGGCGATTCATATGCAAATAGTACCTTTAAAGAATATCACATCCCCCCGCTAGCCACCGTCCCAGTCCGCTCGTTAACTGAATTTTTTCTTGGGGCAGAACCAACTTGGTATGATATCTATTCTGGAAAACTTCATGAAACTGCTCACTTCACCGCAGCAAAGAACGCCATAATCGGGGCTAAGCACGTCGTGCTAATTGGCGGACCTGTCACAGGCAAGTCAACTTTACTGAAGCAGTTGGCGATTGGCTTGAATGGAATCGGACTTCCATTTTATATAAATGAGATGACCCCTGAAAAGGCAGAGCTATTTGTTCGCGATACAGACAGTCGAGATTCTAAGGTTCTGGCATTGATCGATAATGCTGCCGACGCCTCAGAAGCCATTCAGGTTCTATTAAAAAGCAAGAATATCAAAGTAATCGCTGCAGAGCGAGACTATATCTTTGACAGTGTCTCACATCGCTTTCCGGCTCGGACCTTTAAGCTATTGGATGTCTCGGGCTTGTCAGAGCTTGATACTCAAGCAGTTCAAAACAGTATCCCTAACGACGTTAAGCGAAGATTATTCAGCCAGACTGAAGATCAATTAGCATCGGGCGCAGAGCCTACGTTTTTTGATGTAATTACTTCGACGATAACCGAGAACTCGTTAGCCGATAGATTTATTAGTGCGATAAAAAGCATGAGAGAAACCCTTCCAACTGAGCATGACGTGCTCTTAATGTCGTGTTATCTACATGCATGCCGCGTGCCCACCTCGATTGACATAGCATCTGCGTTTGTTCGTAATTATAATCTCTCCGCGATCGACGCATTTAACATCCTTGAGTCCATGGGGTCTTTGCTTTCACCATATGAGGGCAATCTGGCCGATAGTGAACAAGCGTTTTATGTACCTAGGTCGCGCGCTGTAGCAGAAGTGGTGATGAATAAAGTCCCGGCAATAGATTTGCGAAGAATATTAGAACTATTTCATTCTGAGGTTTCACCGACAAAAATAGGGAGGTATGACATATTCCGAAGGGCAGCATATGATGCTCGCACCATTGGGAAAGCATTCCCAAAATGGGAAGAAGGATTAGAGTTTTATAAATCTGCCTTTCGCCGCGACCCTACGCACTCTTTAAAACAGCAAGGAGCGCTTTATCTTTCTCAGAAAAAGAATTATGAACTCGCTTTTTCTTGGATAGACGAGGCTCGAGGCATGACCGGCCATAACAACCCAACGATTAGGAATTCATATGCAGTAATTCTTTTCGCGGCGAATTATGACAAGATGGCAACATCTGAGGTGTTGGCCACGTTAGATGAAAGTATGGAAATACTTCAAAAATGTTACGATGATGATTATCGAAAAGTTTATCACGCCAAGATCTTTGCCGAGCAGGCCATTAAATATTCAAAGAAATTCCCATACTCAAAAAAGGTCCCGATATATTTAGCGAAAGGCGAGACATGGTTGGACGCAGAGCTAAGGAATCGCCCTGGTGATCGGTGGATGAGAAGCTTGCTCCGTCAGATTAGAAACCTAAAAAGATAGATTAGCGCTAATGAGCGGGCGCTGCCATGGCGCCCGCCCTATCAATAGCTACGCTGGCTCATAAATTTTTGGCTGATGGTGCCCGATTTCTGGCTGTCACTAGCGTCCGCCTATGACAGAATGCGGCTTAAGTCGCGTCTAGTTCCGAGCAAGCTGGCCACCGGCACCTGGCGAAGTACAACGCATAGACTATGCTCTTTATTTTCTGGAAGGAGCTGGCGCAATGACAGATGGTTACTCCTTGCCTGAAGTGATTGAGAGGATTTACAGCAACCAGTTGGCGCTAGAGGCCGCTTTGATGGAGCTGACCTTGTACGTCGAGAAACAAGGAGCTCTAGATACGAGCGAAAACGTCAGGGGGGCCTTGCAGACCATTGGAGAGAACGCGGGCTACATTCGTCAAGGCGTAGCAAAGCTAAAGCACTTAGGTTCATAACCAATGCAAACGCCGATTGTGCTTGGGTATGCGGCGGCTATGGCACCAAAGGCCCGTCTTTACTGGCTCTAAAGTCCGTAATCACCTGCTTGCGTAAATGCATATTGGGCATTGAATGGCATGGTTTGGCGTTAGGTTTGCCCCAACGGACTGATGCCACGCGCCAGACAACAATCTTGGCTGACAGCCAGCTTAGGTAAGATGGGGCTCTTCGGTTGCAGATAGCTCATAACAGATTTTATGTCTGCTTGACATAAGGCCCCCAGGCTGAGAGCTTGCGAGTCAACTACCAACGAAGCTGATTGCCCATGCCACCTAAAGACCTTCAAGCTAAGAAACGGCACCATCACGTTTGGGCTAATTATCTTGCTCGCTGGGGTAGCGGCACGAACAACGTTTTTTACACTACGAAGACTGGAAAAATTGGCCATGACAGCGTGCGAGCCATAGCTGTTGACAACTACTTCTACAAGACCACCATACTTAACAACAAACATATTGAGATAATCAAAGGTTTTTCCCGCCAAAGCCCCAAGCGACTCCACCAACAGCACATGTCCTACCTCAATGGGTTCCTCAAAATGCAAAAACTTGAGGCCATTTATCGTAGCTCCAATGTTCATAATCAGAAAGTCGAACTACACCTCCATGCGATGAGGTGCAACCTGCTGGAGGACCTCCACGCATCTCATGAAGAGACAGCCTTACCTTTATTAGCTGCACTCGCTGAACAGAACCTTGATGTATTGCGAGACGAGCAGCAAATGATTGACTTCATGATCTTCTTCGGCCACCAGATCTCTCGCACTAAAACTTTCCGAGATAGCATTATCCATGTTTTGCCCCGGCGAAACGCCCTTGAGATTGAGGTAGCCGATGCGATGGTGCACTCGTGGTGGTTTCTAAGCTACATGTTCGGAATGAGTCTCGGCCTCAGCTTTTTCGCAGGCCGTTACAAAGATATACATGCATTACTGATAAATCATACAGCGCTACCT
This genomic interval carries:
- a CDS encoding metallophosphoesterase, with product MHRTASFPPNEQGRDFVVGDVHGHFELLATALDKLDFNTEIDRVFSVGDLIDRGPDSENVLHWLAKPWFHAVRGNHEQMVIDGICGCGDKPRHIRTGGAWLYELNLAIQDQLLNALQALPLIIEIDLSANKTIGIVHAQAPMIGPNNDWQGAKDAITGKLGKQVQQQALAQALYARNKIEQQDRTPITGIHELYVGHSTVPTVTRLGNVVYVDTGCSFSDGALSLVEISSRAVFNIGVTQ
- a CDS encoding putative adenosine monophosphate-protein transferase Fic yields the protein MPDKYGVGEDAYCYPGSTVLRNKLNIRDESTLGEAEQQLSAIAASNVEFSLPPYSLAYLQDIHHALFADLFDWAGELRTVGMAKQDTRFCQPEYMEKEANKIFARMAAANWFEEMSRDELIVAVADAYSDINVIHPFREGNGRAQRILFEHLIMNAGFEISWWGIEKDEWISANIAAYNCMLAPMETVFKKCIGQPIQSRP
- a CDS encoding DUF4238 domain-containing protein — encoded protein: MPPKDLQAKKRHHHVWANYLARWGSGTNNVFYTTKTGKIGHDSVRAIAVDNYFYKTTILNNKHIEIIKGFSRQSPKRLHQQHMSYLNGFLKMQKLEAIYRSSNVHNQKVELHLHAMRCNLLEDLHASHEETALPLLAALAEQNLDVLRDEQQMIDFMIFFGHQISRTKTFRDSIIHVLPRRNALEIEVADAMVHSWWFLSYMFGMSLGLSFFAGRYKDIHALLINHTALPFITSDQPIVNVHSCVSETEFAAPEHSDFYYPISPQVAYIICDSERFTPGKNEVDEATVLELNTKVASQSLAHIIGDTESAIQPLKKYVGRRYQRNRTAVPLCSC
- a CDS encoding YhfG family protein, with protein sequence MGTVSLETKKAYAARTRRSNYTASLRLEGFKVSIEDGERKLPSREDVLKTFTKTRA
- a CDS encoding SIR2 family protein, whose protein sequence is MQIQNEALFRHSLSEGINLFLGAGFSVLAKGDSKPLPVGGDLKDELLDHFQRKKPSSLNLAQLCQIISSTHRDELVNFFKNRFTVGEFDPIYSELDKANIKAIFTTNIDDLIFKLFKDSNKYYINDIQLRGPVIAGSSAIDYVALHGSVAYPDSDFAFSPLEIAASFERDKDKWFGYIGRIQTTPTLYWGYRVEDAGVLQALSKESNGGRKKADAWIVLRKSDEEAIEYYSSLGFQIIIADTKELLKYIGNNTLSSSPARGDSYANSTFKEYHIPPLATVPVRSLTEFFLGAEPTWYDIYSGKLHETAHFTAAKNAIIGAKHVVLIGGPVTGKSTLLKQLAIGLNGIGLPFYINEMTPEKAELFVRDTDSRDSKVLALIDNAADASEAIQVLLKSKNIKVIAAERDYIFDSVSHRFPARTFKLLDVSGLSELDTQAVQNSIPNDVKRRLFSQTEDQLASGAEPTFFDVITSTITENSLADRFISAIKSMRETLPTEHDVLLMSCYLHACRVPTSIDIASAFVRNYNLSAIDAFNILESMGSLLSPYEGNLADSEQAFYVPRSRAVAEVVMNKVPAIDLRRILELFHSEVSPTKIGRYDIFRRAAYDARTIGKAFPKWEEGLEFYKSAFRRDPTHSLKQQGALYLSQKKNYELAFSWIDEARGMTGHNNPTIRNSYAVILFAANYDKMATSEVLATLDESMEILQKCYDDDYRKVYHAKIFAEQAIKYSKKFPYSKKVPIYLAKGETWLDAELRNRPGDRWMRSLLRQIRNLKR
- a CDS encoding putative DNA modification/repair radical SAM protein, with protein sequence MELIAKLGILADAAKYDASCASSGAPKRSSRGRDGLGATDGMGICHSYTPDGRCVSLLKVLLTNFCLYDCQYCVNRRSSNVPRARFTPEEVVRLTLDFYRRNCISGLFLSSGIIRSADYTMEQLIRVARLLREEHHFRGYIHLKTIPDADPLLIEEAGRLADRLSVNIELSSEVSLKRLAPEKQLTTIRQAMGTIHDGQQAVAGEPRAPRFAPAGQSTQVIVGADATDDHAILSNAESLYQGYGLRRVYYSAFSPIPESPASVPLAAPPLLREHRLYQADFLMRGYGYKAGELLSTSANLDLDIDPKLALALANRDVFPLDLNRAEPALLARIPGIGLRSVQRLVTLRRERRIRYDDLVQLRCVLEKARPFIVTSDYRPADGQVRSGLLRARLRDPQRPVQMGLWA
- a CDS encoding TIGR03915 family putative DNA repair protein, whose translation is MGMIALDCDDCFSTWRNQARTLLGHGVDPSDVTWVQGPMADLLAVPAPLPQGPGPFQTRVPAGLSDQLEQAGRYQGEQRWNLLYEVLWRVAHGDRTAMLAGDRLGSELQRRIKQVSREAHHLHAFVRFIPLPPAIAEQLQLDLVAFHQPAHDILESASGHFAERLGRQRWLIATPRDGIRFDGHSLDYRRRCPEQWQQWARHAEDPGAELWRTYYRHIFNPARLNPTALRQHMPGRFWKHLPEGDLIPQLVGQARQGKQRDGQALEVGERVGKRIIVGSGVEASG